One segment of Rhodopirellula baltica SH 1 DNA contains the following:
- a CDS encoding phosphopantothenoylcysteine decarboxylase: MEPKTRRILLAIGGGIAAYKAADLCSKLAQAGHQVQVVTSRAATEFIGDATLAALSGRPVVHEVFDARFPLGSHIELTREIDAMVVAPATANLLAQFAQGMASDLISTLYLQNTSPVLLAPAMSDPMWNHVAVQRNVQTLQEDGCHLVGPEDGWLSCRVKGTGRMSEPVTILKTLEALFTDRAAQID, translated from the coding sequence ATGGAACCCAAGACGCGGCGGATTCTGTTGGCGATTGGTGGTGGAATCGCCGCGTACAAAGCGGCCGACCTGTGCAGCAAATTGGCACAGGCTGGCCATCAAGTTCAGGTGGTCACATCCCGAGCGGCCACCGAATTCATCGGTGATGCGACCTTGGCGGCGCTTTCGGGCCGTCCGGTCGTTCATGAAGTCTTTGATGCGAGATTTCCGCTGGGCAGCCACATCGAGCTGACTCGCGAAATTGACGCGATGGTTGTGGCACCCGCGACCGCGAATTTGCTGGCTCAGTTCGCTCAGGGAATGGCGTCGGATCTGATCAGCACGTTGTATCTGCAGAACACCAGTCCGGTGTTGCTGGCACCCGCGATGAGCGATCCGATGTGGAACCACGTGGCGGTTCAGCGAAATGTGCAAACGCTTCAGGAGGATGGTTGCCATCTGGTCGGACCCGAGGACGGTTGGCTCAGTTGCCGCGTCAAAGGTACCGGTCGTATGAGTGAACCAGTCACCATTTTGAAGACGTTGGAAGCATTGTTCACCGATCGCGCAGCGCAAATCGACTGA
- a CDS encoding DNA-directed RNA polymerase subunit omega, with protein MLEELKEEEIVNKIGGRFKLSTLIQKRLVQLNQGSRALVSVDTHDKMSIVLQEIVQDKIFLNMENEIETVDDLDAIVAASEAPELDPSDL; from the coding sequence GTGCTCGAAGAACTGAAAGAAGAAGAAATCGTCAACAAGATCGGTGGCCGTTTCAAACTCAGCACCTTGATCCAGAAACGTCTCGTCCAGCTCAACCAGGGCAGCCGAGCGTTGGTCAGCGTGGACACGCACGACAAAATGTCGATCGTGTTGCAAGAAATTGTCCAGGACAAGATCTTTCTGAACATGGAAAACGAGATCGAAACGGTCGACGACCTCGATGCCATCGTTGCCGCTAGCGAAGCTCCTGAACTGGATCCTTCGGACCTGTAA
- the gmk gene encoding guanylate kinase has translation MNDPSCSSADETAHPGRLVIISGPSGAGKSTVVKQLMKRCDVPLQLSVSATTREPRPGEIHGQDYFFLSHEEFERRRKLNDFVECKQVFSMGQWYGTLKDQVATGLNAGKWVILEIDVQGAMAVLDDPHYRPVTIFVHPGSMEELERRLRNRGTESESSLTARLETAAAEMQCLSRYQYEIINESVDNAVTEICQILLDQRKTTPCSKN, from the coding sequence ATGAACGATCCTTCTTGCTCATCCGCCGACGAGACTGCCCATCCTGGCCGTCTGGTCATCATTTCTGGGCCCAGCGGTGCGGGAAAGTCGACGGTTGTGAAGCAATTGATGAAACGTTGCGACGTGCCGTTGCAACTCAGCGTTTCCGCCACGACTCGCGAGCCTCGTCCGGGCGAAATCCACGGGCAAGACTACTTTTTCCTGTCCCACGAGGAATTCGAACGCCGCCGAAAGCTGAATGACTTTGTCGAATGCAAGCAAGTTTTCAGCATGGGACAGTGGTATGGCACACTAAAGGACCAAGTTGCCACTGGCCTGAATGCCGGGAAATGGGTAATTTTAGAGATTGATGTGCAAGGCGCGATGGCGGTCCTGGATGACCCTCACTACCGCCCCGTGACGATCTTTGTGCATCCCGGCAGCATGGAAGAGTTGGAACGACGGTTGCGAAACCGTGGCACCGAATCAGAATCTTCTCTGACTGCTCGACTCGAAACCGCCGCGGCTGAGATGCAATGCTTGAGCCGTTATCAATACGAAATCATCAATGAATCGGTCGACAACGCTGTCACCGAAATTTGCCAGATCTTACTGGATCAAAGGAAAACGACGCCGTGCTCGAAGAACTGA
- a CDS encoding YicC/YloC family endoribonuclease: MTGQGRGETSTAAGSVVTEIRSVNNRGLKIILRTSDSVSEFEPKMEALVRQHLHRGSVTVQVRFTPPPGADLPRINADVVRSYAEQLAQVADSLAMGDAVTSTNIDLAHLMQMPGVLESPSAGSQNRSSDEQALAAKWSLVQESIESALDRFKQMRSDEAIAMAESIEQDMTLIQARCEEIAKRSPQVVARYQERLRERIEKALSENGLSVGDPVDLIREVQLFADRSDISEELTRLGSHLGLMRGVLAGDSAETASSESGSRGEAVGRKLDFIIQELNRETNTIGSKAGDAEIAEHVVEIKCAIERMRELVQNLE, translated from the coding sequence ATGACCGGCCAGGGCCGGGGCGAAACCTCCACTGCCGCCGGTTCGGTCGTCACTGAGATTCGCTCGGTCAACAATCGTGGGCTGAAGATCATTCTCCGTACCAGTGATTCGGTTTCGGAGTTTGAGCCCAAAATGGAGGCATTGGTCCGTCAGCATTTGCATCGTGGCAGCGTCACGGTGCAGGTGCGGTTCACGCCGCCACCCGGAGCTGATCTGCCTCGCATCAATGCCGATGTGGTGCGTTCGTACGCCGAACAACTGGCGCAAGTCGCTGATTCTTTGGCGATGGGTGATGCCGTCACCTCAACCAACATTGATTTGGCTCACCTGATGCAGATGCCAGGTGTGCTGGAATCGCCTTCTGCCGGATCGCAGAACCGATCGTCCGATGAGCAAGCTTTGGCGGCCAAGTGGTCACTGGTTCAGGAAAGCATTGAATCGGCACTGGATCGGTTCAAGCAGATGCGATCGGATGAAGCCATCGCGATGGCCGAATCGATCGAGCAAGACATGACGCTGATTCAGGCTCGCTGCGAGGAAATCGCCAAACGCAGTCCTCAGGTTGTGGCTCGATACCAAGAGCGTTTGCGAGAACGCATCGAAAAGGCATTGTCTGAGAACGGATTGTCGGTGGGCGACCCGGTGGATTTGATCCGAGAAGTCCAACTTTTCGCGGACCGATCCGATATCAGCGAAGAACTAACGCGGTTGGGAAGTCATTTGGGACTGATGAGAGGCGTTTTGGCTGGCGACTCGGCGGAGACGGCTTCTAGCGAATCGGGCAGTCGCGGGGAAGCGGTCGGGCGAAAGCTTGATTTCATTATTCAGGAGCTCAATCGCGAAACCAACACCATCGGCAGCAAAGCCGGCGACGCGGAAATTGCTGAGCACGTGGTGGAGATCAAGTGCGCGATCGAACGCATGCGTGAACTCGTTCAGAATCTGGAGTAA
- the secG gene encoding preprotein translocase subunit SecG — protein MSVAFDSLLQPASLVNQLIPALPLASFMSVVLGWLMAFLSVFLILLILIQRGKGGGLTGALGGPGGQSAFGSKAGDTFTAITVGTAAVWALVCAFAMYQLGAHTPAVADTSDSQIQSGPGDDVEDITSGLVVPTGADRDEASDLEAAIDSFGSLSSGDSDAAESAEEAEPEAAETTEAETTSDEETP, from the coding sequence GTGAGTGTCGCTTTCGATTCTTTGCTCCAACCCGCGTCGTTGGTCAATCAACTGATTCCCGCCCTGCCCTTGGCCTCGTTCATGAGCGTCGTGCTGGGTTGGTTGATGGCGTTTTTGTCGGTGTTCTTGATCTTGCTGATCTTGATCCAACGCGGCAAAGGCGGTGGATTGACTGGAGCCCTGGGGGGACCCGGTGGTCAGTCCGCGTTTGGCAGCAAGGCTGGTGACACATTTACCGCAATCACCGTCGGCACCGCCGCCGTGTGGGCACTGGTTTGTGCGTTCGCCATGTATCAATTGGGAGCTCACACTCCCGCCGTCGCCGACACCAGTGATTCGCAAATTCAGTCGGGACCTGGCGATGACGTCGAAGACATCACCAGCGGATTGGTTGTTCCGACGGGGGCTGATCGCGATGAAGCCAGCGATCTGGAAGCTGCCATTGATTCATTTGGTTCGTTGTCCTCGGGCGATTCCGATGCAGCTGAATCGGCCGAAGAAGCTGAACCAGAAGCGGCTGAAACGACCGAAGCTGAAACCACTTCGGATGAGGAAACTCCGTGA
- the tpiA gene encoding triose-phosphate isomerase: protein MSRRILIAGNWKMNMRAESGASLAKGIVDAVGKSPAVEVVLCPPSVYLSGVADAVVGTPVELGAQNLYAAEDGAFTGEVNASMLTDVGCRFVILGHSERRQLMGETDACVAKKLHAALAGNLVPIVCVGETLEQREADDTESVIETQIRGSLEGLDEARAANIVIAYEPVWAIGTGKTASKEQAEAVHAFIRELLGKMFSTEVAEQIRIQYGGSVKPGNAEELLSQPNIDGALVGGSSLKVDDFAGIIKAAPSA, encoded by the coding sequence GTGAGTCGTCGCATTCTGATTGCTGGTAACTGGAAAATGAACATGCGTGCCGAGTCCGGCGCGTCGCTTGCCAAAGGCATTGTCGACGCGGTTGGCAAGTCGCCCGCTGTCGAAGTCGTTTTGTGCCCCCCGTCGGTTTACCTGAGTGGCGTGGCGGACGCGGTCGTTGGGACTCCCGTGGAATTGGGGGCACAGAACCTGTACGCCGCCGAAGACGGTGCCTTCACCGGTGAAGTCAACGCGTCGATGTTGACCGACGTCGGTTGTCGATTTGTGATTCTGGGGCACAGCGAGCGTCGCCAATTGATGGGCGAAACGGACGCTTGTGTCGCGAAAAAGCTGCACGCCGCGTTGGCTGGCAACTTGGTTCCGATCGTTTGCGTGGGCGAAACCCTCGAACAACGCGAAGCGGACGACACCGAATCGGTCATCGAAACGCAAATTCGCGGGTCGCTGGAAGGTTTGGACGAAGCTCGCGCCGCGAATATTGTCATCGCCTACGAGCCCGTTTGGGCGATCGGGACTGGCAAAACTGCTAGCAAAGAGCAAGCTGAAGCGGTTCACGCCTTCATTCGTGAGCTTTTGGGAAAAATGTTCTCGACCGAAGTCGCCGAACAAATCCGAATTCAGTACGGTGGCAGTGTGAAACCGGGCAACGCAGAAGAATTGTTGTCCCAACCTAATATCGACGGGGCTCTCGTCGGCGGGTCAAGCTTGAAAGTGGATGATTTCGCTGGAATCATCAAAGCGGCTCCCTCCGCCTGA
- the aroF gene encoding 3-deoxy-7-phosphoheptulonate synthase, producing the protein MILILKNGATDDQIDHVLQKVESMGFQTHLSRGTFRTIIGMIGDESLTTEQQLQSIPGVHQVVPVLPPYKLASREAHPESSVIDVSGVEIGGGNLAMIAGPCSVEDRDRMMRIGESVVKSGANLFRGGAYKPRTSPYAFQGLGEAGLKILREVGDAFGVPVVTEITDPRNVELVAEYSDMLQVGARNMQNFVLLTEVGKTKRPVLLKRGMAATIQDLLMSAEYVLSQGNPDVVLCERGIKSFDPSTRNLYDVAAVPAVQGLTHLPIIVDPSHATGRPDLIPPCALAGLAAGADGVHIEVHDCPEEAKSDGAQALLPEQYNEIVQKMAAMAELLGKTISPLPNSTTKHTPPTEALA; encoded by the coding sequence GTGATATTGATTCTGAAAAACGGCGCGACCGACGATCAGATCGACCATGTGCTCCAAAAGGTCGAGTCGATGGGGTTCCAGACGCACCTCAGCCGCGGGACGTTTCGCACGATCATCGGCATGATTGGTGACGAGAGTCTCACCACCGAACAACAGCTTCAATCGATCCCCGGCGTGCATCAAGTCGTTCCCGTTTTGCCCCCTTACAAATTGGCCTCCCGAGAAGCTCACCCTGAATCCAGCGTCATCGACGTGTCGGGTGTGGAGATCGGTGGAGGCAACCTGGCCATGATCGCTGGGCCGTGCAGCGTCGAAGATCGCGACCGGATGATGCGGATCGGCGAGAGCGTCGTCAAATCAGGAGCCAACCTTTTTCGCGGTGGAGCTTACAAGCCGCGAACCAGCCCCTACGCGTTTCAAGGTTTAGGCGAAGCCGGCCTGAAGATCCTGCGGGAAGTCGGCGATGCGTTTGGTGTGCCGGTTGTGACCGAGATCACCGACCCACGAAATGTGGAGTTGGTGGCGGAGTATTCCGACATGCTGCAGGTCGGTGCTCGCAACATGCAGAACTTTGTGTTGCTGACCGAGGTCGGCAAAACCAAACGCCCCGTCCTGCTCAAACGTGGGATGGCGGCGACGATTCAAGACTTGCTGATGAGCGCCGAGTACGTGCTCTCACAAGGCAACCCTGACGTGGTGCTCTGCGAACGCGGCATCAAGAGTTTCGATCCATCGACTCGGAACCTTTACGACGTCGCTGCTGTGCCGGCTGTCCAAGGTTTGACGCATTTGCCGATCATTGTTGATCCGTCGCACGCCACGGGCCGGCCGGATTTGATTCCGCCGTGTGCGTTGGCCGGATTAGCCGCGGGTGCGGATGGCGTGCACATCGAAGTCCATGATTGTCCCGAAGAAGCCAAAAGCGACGGGGCTCAAGCCTTGTTGCCCGAACAATACAACGAGATCGTTCAGAAGATGGCCGCGATGGCTGAACTACTGGGCAAAACGATCTCACCTCTTCCGAACTCAACCACTAAACACACCCCGCCAACCGAGGCCCTCGCGTGA
- a CDS encoding RNA polymerase sigma factor, whose translation MSQPASMSAAEDLVDPGASEPDSSGQDSSGTRNTEWIAEVVDQFQRPLLAYATGMLADRTAAQDAVQETFLQLCRKRPNDLVDRLAPWLFTVCRSRVIDMQRKRSPDRLDPDAVAVIDPAPRPDAVAQDHEAHEQIAASIETLSPRQREVIQLRMQAGLSYREIADVTGMTVSNVGFHLHQAVKSLRDGLAVT comes from the coding sequence ATGAGTCAACCGGCCTCCATGTCCGCGGCCGAGGACCTCGTCGATCCAGGTGCGTCCGAACCGGATTCGTCCGGACAGGATTCTTCTGGGACTCGGAATACCGAGTGGATCGCCGAGGTCGTCGACCAGTTCCAGCGTCCTTTGTTGGCATATGCCACCGGGATGTTGGCGGATCGCACCGCCGCCCAAGACGCCGTGCAAGAAACGTTTTTGCAATTGTGTCGCAAACGGCCGAACGATTTGGTCGACCGTTTGGCCCCATGGCTGTTCACCGTCTGCCGCTCACGAGTGATTGACATGCAACGCAAACGATCCCCTGACCGATTGGATCCTGACGCGGTCGCCGTCATCGATCCCGCCCCGCGTCCCGACGCGGTGGCCCAAGACCACGAGGCCCACGAACAAATCGCGGCTTCGATTGAAACGCTATCGCCCCGACAACGCGAAGTCATCCAGCTTCGAATGCAGGCTGGACTGAGTTACCGAGAAATCGCTGACGTCACCGGCATGACCGTCAGCAACGTCGGCTTTCATCTTCATCAAGCCGTCAAGTCGCTTCGCGATGGTCTGGCCGTCACCTGA
- a CDS encoding VWA domain-containing protein has translation MSNSSTSPPWDDPRVTAFVLGELPENEAAQFTEEMNANPELATAVEEARAVTEQVESFFHSAAVPPLESNRVESIVRESETVPAADEKAATGLTAGTAWYQAKWVQWAVAASVVGILVGLSIPTIQSSRETAFNHQPSTGDIATDQSGPEFSDTMVMDEEMQLEDVEMVYQSFDGSAAKSMPTETKAEGESFGLQAASRVSGISPAAEATSSDASPRTIAESSLSSANERAVRSRRAKRAEDPAMDMGMDSMTMGGMAMEMDMDMQMAGPAMDDMGMGMMGGGMGGASVDSSVTPRFAREDGSLSANSPLSFTAPKDEAPTAPREPSAGKPVVGDFAVAPVPEQLGRQQFDFRASRGRTLERQLGETEELAPTSDRLAILPPTPDGEGQGPGMSGDKFEPIQENEFRRVADDALSTFSIDVDTASYAKVRSYLQRGQLPRPDSVRIEELINYFDYQYTPPSAEDPVPFSSAMAVASCPWNENNRLVRVGIQAKDIDRKERPRCNLVFLIDTSGSMKRPNKLPLVIEGMKVLLDQLKNRDRVAIVVYAGSSGLVLDSTPVKQKKKIIRALSALSAGGSTNGGAGLQLAYQTARENFIEDGVNRVILCSDGDFNVGMTGTDQLVAEATRQSKSGTELTVLGFGMGNHNDAMMERISNSGAGNYAFVDTIAEAKKVLADQVAGTLFTVAKDVKIQIEFNPAVVSAYRLIGYENRVLAKEDFNDDKVDAGEIGAGHRVTALYEIAPVGKLPDSIAPDVDPLKYQPSGEENPDSQEANEPRVPKDSDESATKEILTLKIRHKPPQGDVSEKLAFPLVNESVPFQEADTDFQFAVAVAVFGMQLRNSTHAGTWTMDDVIATATNAKGDDEHGLRAEFLELARTAERLIVND, from the coding sequence ATGTCCAATTCATCCACTTCTCCTCCGTGGGACGACCCTCGCGTCACGGCATTCGTTCTGGGCGAACTGCCTGAGAACGAAGCCGCTCAGTTCACCGAAGAGATGAACGCCAACCCTGAACTCGCCACCGCCGTTGAAGAAGCTCGCGCGGTCACCGAGCAAGTCGAGTCGTTCTTCCACTCCGCCGCGGTCCCACCACTGGAATCCAACCGAGTCGAAAGCATCGTCCGCGAAAGCGAAACGGTTCCAGCGGCAGACGAGAAGGCTGCGACGGGTTTGACTGCTGGCACTGCTTGGTACCAAGCGAAATGGGTTCAGTGGGCAGTCGCGGCCAGCGTCGTTGGAATCCTTGTTGGACTTTCGATCCCAACGATCCAGAGTTCACGAGAAACAGCCTTCAATCACCAACCATCAACAGGCGATATCGCCACCGATCAATCGGGTCCCGAATTTTCGGACACGATGGTGATGGATGAAGAGATGCAACTCGAAGATGTCGAGATGGTTTACCAATCATTCGACGGTTCCGCTGCCAAATCAATGCCAACGGAAACGAAGGCCGAGGGCGAGTCCTTTGGCTTGCAAGCAGCCAGCCGAGTCTCAGGAATATCGCCTGCCGCCGAAGCCACTTCATCGGATGCGAGCCCACGAACCATTGCCGAGTCCTCGCTTTCTTCGGCGAACGAGCGAGCCGTAAGGTCGAGACGAGCCAAGCGAGCTGAGGACCCAGCGATGGACATGGGAATGGACTCCATGACGATGGGCGGCATGGCTATGGAGATGGACATGGACATGCAGATGGCTGGCCCGGCAATGGACGACATGGGCATGGGAATGATGGGCGGAGGAATGGGCGGTGCGTCGGTCGACAGCAGCGTGACTCCTCGCTTCGCTCGCGAAGACGGCTCATTGTCTGCCAATTCCCCCCTTTCGTTTACTGCCCCGAAAGACGAGGCGCCAACCGCCCCCCGCGAACCCTCAGCTGGAAAACCAGTGGTGGGCGACTTTGCAGTGGCTCCCGTTCCGGAACAGCTTGGGCGTCAGCAATTTGACTTCCGTGCTTCGCGGGGACGTACGCTCGAACGCCAACTGGGAGAAACCGAGGAACTGGCACCGACATCAGACCGACTGGCCATCTTGCCACCCACACCCGATGGCGAAGGCCAGGGGCCTGGCATGTCAGGTGACAAATTCGAACCGATCCAAGAAAACGAATTCCGACGCGTCGCCGATGATGCGCTCAGCACGTTTTCCATCGACGTTGACACCGCCAGCTACGCGAAAGTCCGCAGCTACCTGCAACGAGGCCAACTGCCACGTCCCGACTCGGTTCGCATCGAAGAACTGATCAACTATTTCGATTACCAGTACACGCCCCCATCGGCTGAAGATCCCGTTCCGTTCTCTTCCGCAATGGCGGTCGCCTCCTGCCCATGGAATGAAAACAATCGGTTGGTGCGAGTTGGCATCCAAGCCAAAGACATCGACCGCAAAGAACGCCCGCGTTGCAACTTGGTGTTCTTGATCGACACCAGCGGATCGATGAAGCGTCCCAATAAACTGCCGTTGGTCATCGAAGGCATGAAGGTGCTGCTCGACCAACTGAAAAACAGAGATCGTGTGGCGATCGTGGTCTACGCGGGCTCTTCGGGATTGGTGCTGGACTCGACCCCGGTCAAGCAAAAGAAGAAGATCATTCGCGCCCTGTCAGCTCTCTCGGCCGGTGGCAGCACCAACGGTGGTGCCGGTTTGCAACTCGCTTACCAAACCGCCCGAGAAAACTTCATCGAGGACGGCGTGAACCGAGTCATCCTGTGCAGCGATGGCGACTTCAATGTCGGAATGACGGGCACCGATCAATTGGTTGCCGAAGCGACTCGCCAATCCAAATCGGGCACCGAGTTGACCGTGCTGGGTTTCGGAATGGGTAACCACAACGACGCCATGATGGAACGCATCTCCAACTCCGGCGCAGGCAACTACGCTTTCGTCGACACCATCGCCGAAGCCAAAAAGGTCCTCGCGGATCAGGTCGCCGGAACGCTGTTCACGGTCGCCAAAGACGTGAAGATCCAAATCGAGTTCAATCCCGCGGTCGTCTCGGCCTACCGATTGATTGGTTACGAAAACCGGGTCTTGGCAAAGGAAGACTTCAACGACGACAAGGTCGACGCTGGTGAAATTGGAGCCGGGCACCGCGTGACGGCTCTGTACGAGATCGCTCCGGTCGGCAAGCTTCCCGATTCCATTGCACCCGATGTCGATCCACTGAAGTATCAACCCAGTGGCGAGGAAAATCCCGATTCTCAGGAGGCAAACGAACCTCGAGTTCCCAAGGACTCTGACGAGTCAGCGACAAAGGAAATTCTGACGCTGAAGATTCGTCACAAGCCACCGCAAGGCGACGTCAGCGAGAAGCTCGCATTTCCGCTGGTCAACGAAAGCGTGCCCTTCCAGGAAGCCGACACCGACTTCCAATTCGCCGTGGCGGTCGCCGTTTTCGGGATGCAACTTCGCAACAGCACCCACGCTGGAACATGGACGATGGACGACGTGATCGCCACCGCGACGAATGCCAAGGGCGATGACGAACACGGCCTCCGAGCTGAGTTCCTGGAACTGGCACGAACAGCGGAACGATTGATCGTCAACGACTGA
- a CDS encoding DUF4184 family protein: MPFTPTHVAAAIPIAWMAKWRLPFSALAIGCMVPDAGVFFPMLFDYESFHSIRGLFIDCVPVGVAAYFVYHLLIKQPVVELLPGPLRTKVRPIADRPVSVEWQSILLVAVCVLVGASTHVLWDSFTHQHRWGSMIAIPFLSSEAFSISGRIVRWYAVAQHLSSLFLLPPMGVFALRWLWKQPEGGPEPKRTRIPDSVTLSVMAVACLLMLVHASWVYAVHSDYGVAFALRQSVMIFGALMIVALVVYSVVMHTIWSRAEASSDQ, translated from the coding sequence ATGCCGTTCACTCCGACACATGTTGCAGCGGCAATTCCAATCGCGTGGATGGCAAAGTGGCGTTTGCCGTTCTCTGCTCTCGCGATCGGGTGCATGGTGCCCGACGCGGGCGTCTTCTTTCCGATGCTGTTTGACTACGAATCGTTTCACAGCATTCGTGGGCTGTTCATCGACTGCGTTCCGGTCGGCGTCGCCGCGTACTTTGTTTATCACTTGCTGATCAAGCAGCCTGTGGTGGAGTTGCTGCCGGGACCGTTGAGGACCAAGGTGCGGCCGATTGCGGATCGTCCGGTGTCGGTGGAGTGGCAATCGATTTTGTTGGTTGCGGTTTGCGTTTTGGTCGGTGCGTCGACCCATGTGCTTTGGGATTCGTTCACGCACCAGCATCGATGGGGATCGATGATCGCGATACCGTTTTTATCTTCGGAAGCGTTCTCGATCTCGGGGCGCATTGTGCGTTGGTACGCGGTGGCTCAACACTTGTCGTCGCTGTTCTTGTTGCCACCCATGGGCGTGTTCGCTCTGAGGTGGTTGTGGAAGCAGCCCGAAGGCGGTCCGGAACCCAAGCGAACGCGTATCCCGGATTCGGTCACGCTGTCGGTGATGGCGGTGGCGTGTTTGTTGATGTTGGTTCACGCGTCGTGGGTGTATGCCGTGCATTCGGACTACGGCGTTGCGTTTGCGCTTCGTCAAAGCGTGATGATCTTCGGTGCATTGATGATTGTGGCGCTGGTTGTTTACAGCGTCGTCATGCACACGATTTGGTCGCGTGCGGAAGCGTCTTCTGATCAATAG